One Desulforhopalus sp. DNA segment encodes these proteins:
- a CDS encoding AarF/UbiB family protein, translating into MKITSIKRTIRNTRRFAEIIAVLSKFGFRQLVQDTGLNRLLGGKDEPEFPAGSGNGTETLPRPVRVRMVLEELGPTFVKIGQILSTRPDLIPPEWANEFKKLQDNCQQIPFADIYQVLTLEFPGRLDQIFTSIDETPLAAASIAQVHRAIMQDGTGVVIKVLRPGARELIEEDMALVESLAQLLEQYFSDLGYSPTAVAKEFSRELLKELNLTVEGQSTERLRRYFEGDANISFPKVYWTATTRNILTMQEIHGRLLATVRPEDLTPADRRAVVAVGTDAVFKQCLRFGFFHADPHPGNIFLLPGNKLCFIDCGMTGQLDRKTTEQLINLVAGVVKGDIDKLCRVVIELTEVDPTVTDSRDFRLELRQLTEHFRNTDLQHINIAVLLSDFFGMLQRYRIQCPSDLMLLTKALTTIEGVAAHFDPTFDVLSHVEPLIQEIVVNRYSLDSIRKRIYKTVASSLEILEDLPGDLQRFLDHARHSRFTLNLELKRIEHLSEQLDTSSRLMGIAMIISALIVASAILILADRMSKQPGFIGTLGILGLILAGINTAIFVISFLLPRKHK; encoded by the coding sequence ATGAAAATCACCTCGATCAAACGTACCATCAGAAACACGCGAAGATTCGCCGAGATAATTGCTGTATTATCAAAATTTGGATTTCGCCAGCTGGTGCAGGACACCGGTCTTAACCGTCTGCTTGGCGGCAAGGATGAACCTGAGTTCCCTGCCGGCAGCGGCAACGGCACTGAGACCTTGCCAAGACCGGTTCGGGTCCGGATGGTTCTCGAGGAGCTTGGCCCGACCTTTGTCAAGATTGGTCAGATCCTTTCCACCCGCCCGGACCTCATTCCCCCGGAATGGGCCAACGAATTCAAGAAACTCCAGGACAACTGTCAACAGATTCCCTTTGCCGATATCTACCAAGTCCTCACCCTAGAATTTCCAGGGCGGCTTGACCAGATCTTTACTTCAATAGACGAGACTCCTCTGGCCGCCGCCTCCATCGCCCAGGTTCACCGGGCGATTATGCAGGATGGCACGGGGGTGGTGATCAAGGTTTTACGCCCCGGGGCAAGGGAGCTGATTGAAGAAGACATGGCCCTGGTGGAGAGCCTGGCACAACTGCTCGAACAGTACTTCTCCGATCTCGGCTACAGCCCGACGGCGGTGGCCAAGGAGTTCTCCCGGGAACTGCTCAAGGAACTGAACCTGACCGTCGAGGGCCAATCCACCGAGCGTCTGCGCCGCTATTTTGAAGGCGATGCCAATATCAGTTTCCCCAAGGTGTACTGGACGGCAACCACCCGGAATATCTTGACTATGCAAGAGATACACGGCAGACTTCTGGCAACCGTCAGACCGGAGGATCTGACCCCGGCGGACCGGCGGGCGGTGGTCGCCGTCGGAACCGACGCAGTCTTCAAACAATGCCTGCGGTTCGGCTTCTTTCACGCCGACCCCCACCCGGGCAATATCTTTCTCCTGCCAGGCAACAAACTCTGTTTTATCGATTGCGGAATGACCGGTCAACTTGACCGAAAAACGACGGAACAACTCATCAATCTGGTGGCGGGGGTAGTCAAAGGCGATATTGATAAACTGTGCCGGGTGGTCATCGAACTCACCGAGGTTGACCCGACGGTCACCGACAGCCGGGACTTCCGCCTTGAACTTCGCCAACTGACCGAACATTTTCGCAACACCGACCTGCAGCACATAAACATCGCCGTTTTGCTCTCCGACTTCTTCGGCATGCTGCAACGCTACCGAATCCAGTGCCCCAGTGATCTGATGCTGCTCACCAAGGCCTTAACAACCATTGAGGGAGTGGCTGCGCATTTCGACCCAACCTTTGATGTCCTCAGCCATGTCGAACCGCTAATCCAGGAAATCGTCGTTAACAGATACAGTTTAGACTCGATCCGCAAACGCATTTACAAGACCGTGGCCAGCTCCCTTGAGATCCTCGAAGACCTTCCGGGCGACCTGCAGCGTTTCCTTGATCACGCCCGGCACAGCCGTTTTACCCTCAATCTTGAGCTGAAACGTATCGAACACCTCTCCGAGCAGCTCGATACATCCAGCCGCCTCATGGGCATCGCCATGATCATCTCGGCGCTGATCGTCGCCTCTGCCATCCTCATCCTCGCCGATCGGATGTCAAAGCAACCGGGATTTATCGGTACCCTTGGTATTCTCGGTTTAATCCTTGCCGGCATCAACACGGCGATCTTCGTCATCTCCTTTCTGCTGCCGCGCAAACACAAGTAG
- the metG gene encoding methionine--tRNA ligase → MTTYITTPIYYVNAQPHLGHAYTTIVADTYSRFKRLCGETVRFQTGTDEHGDKIVKAAEQEDIPPRQYVDRISAQFRETWPLLQIEADNFIRTTDTAHVAVVREILQKVYDRGDIYFDEYSGLYCRGCERYLTEKELVDGNCPDHQTPPQEIAEQNYFFRMSRYQQPLIEHIRNNPDFITPERYRNEVLAFLSEPLTDLCISRPKSRLTWGIELPFDDKFVTYVWFDALINYLTGIGYPDGPDFTKYWSVAEHLIAKDILKPHAIYWPTMLMAMGLPLYQKLHVHGYWNVDDTKMSKSIGNVVRPKELVDAYGADTIRYFTLREMSFGLDSSFSSEAIVARQNADLANDLGNLFSRAVTMVWKYRAGRVPVPSAFGEDDRPLLEAALAMITTYRQTMGDFRFHLALQAIWELVGLANKYIVGNEPWALAKDPEKEARLDTVLYNLLECLRLLALTLRPVIPGAAVKMAAGLGLAEDDPLVASLDHGGKWGLLVPGGELTATAALFPRLEGKASAAEETAKSKEVAAPKKKQDGGDATSAGLVDFSYFQKLDLRVAEILAAEPVKNSKKLLKLTVLAPEERTIVAGIAESYRPEELVGLQVAIVANLKPAKLMGVTSHGMVLVAKTVVDGQEKMVLSSVRDKVAPGSKIA, encoded by the coding sequence ATGACAACCTATATTACTACTCCAATCTACTATGTGAACGCCCAGCCGCATCTCGGCCACGCCTATACCACCATTGTTGCCGATACCTACAGCCGTTTCAAACGGTTATGCGGAGAAACGGTTCGCTTTCAAACCGGCACCGATGAGCATGGCGATAAGATCGTCAAAGCGGCTGAACAAGAAGACATCCCGCCTCGCCAATATGTCGACAGGATCAGCGCCCAGTTCCGGGAAACCTGGCCGCTGCTGCAGATTGAGGCCGACAATTTTATCAGGACCACCGATACGGCGCATGTTGCGGTTGTCAGGGAAATCCTTCAGAAGGTCTACGACCGGGGTGATATCTATTTTGACGAGTACTCCGGCCTCTATTGCCGGGGATGCGAGCGGTATCTGACGGAAAAGGAACTGGTTGACGGCAACTGTCCGGACCACCAGACTCCGCCTCAGGAAATCGCCGAACAGAATTATTTTTTCCGGATGTCGCGCTACCAGCAGCCGCTGATTGAGCACATCCGCAACAACCCGGATTTTATTACCCCGGAGCGATATCGTAATGAGGTTTTGGCCTTTCTCAGCGAGCCGCTCACTGACCTGTGCATCTCCCGGCCGAAATCGCGGCTTACCTGGGGGATTGAGTTGCCCTTTGACGATAAATTCGTCACCTATGTGTGGTTCGACGCCCTAATCAACTACCTGACCGGTATCGGCTATCCGGACGGCCCGGATTTCACGAAATACTGGTCGGTTGCCGAACATCTTATCGCCAAGGATATTCTCAAACCCCACGCCATCTATTGGCCAACCATGCTTATGGCCATGGGCCTGCCGCTATACCAGAAGCTCCATGTGCACGGCTACTGGAATGTCGACGACACCAAGATGTCCAAGAGTATCGGAAACGTTGTCCGTCCGAAAGAGCTGGTCGATGCCTATGGAGCCGATACCATCCGCTATTTTACCCTGCGCGAGATGTCCTTTGGCCTCGATTCCTCGTTTAGTTCAGAGGCGATAGTCGCCAGGCAAAATGCCGACCTGGCCAACGATCTCGGCAATCTTTTCAGCCGGGCGGTAACTATGGTGTGGAAATACCGGGCAGGGCGGGTACCTGTTCCGAGTGCGTTCGGTGAAGATGATCGGCCCCTTCTCGAAGCGGCCCTGGCGATGATTACCACCTACCGTCAGACCATGGGCGATTTTCGCTTTCACCTCGCCCTGCAGGCGATTTGGGAACTGGTCGGCCTTGCCAACAAGTATATTGTTGGCAATGAGCCCTGGGCCTTGGCAAAAGATCCGGAGAAGGAGGCGCGGCTTGATACCGTTCTTTACAATCTTCTGGAATGTCTCCGCCTCCTGGCGCTTACCTTGCGTCCGGTCATACCGGGTGCAGCAGTGAAGATGGCCGCGGGACTAGGCCTTGCCGAGGATGATCCGCTCGTTGCCTCCCTTGATCACGGTGGCAAATGGGGCTTGCTTGTCCCGGGCGGTGAATTAACCGCCACCGCCGCACTGTTTCCTCGGCTGGAAGGAAAAGCCAGTGCTGCAGAGGAAACCGCGAAGAGTAAAGAGGTTGCTGCTCCGAAGAAGAAGCAGGATGGGGGAGACGCCACCTCGGCTGGACTCGTCGATTTTTCGTATTTTCAGAAGCTTGACCTGCGGGTGGCCGAGATCCTTGCCGCCGAACCGGTAAAGAATTCAAAAAAACTGTTGAAGTTGACGGTATTGGCCCCGGAGGAAAGAACCATCGTCGCAGGTATTGCCGAATCCTATCGCCCAGAAGAGTTGGTTGGTCTCCAGGTGGCCATCGTCGCCAACCTCAAACCGGCCAAGCTGATGGGGGTCACCTCCCACGGAATGGTACTGGTGGCGAAAACAGTGGTTGATGGCCAAGAGAAGATGGTGCTTTCCTCGGTGCGTGATAAGGTAGCGCCCGGTAGCAAGATCGCCTAG
- a CDS encoding DUF167 domain-containing protein has product MPYLSQSSDGTLLVRLHVQPKASKTRIVGLFDGCLKLAIQAPPVDGKANEEVIRFLADYFGVPGRNIVLKSGVQGRRKQLIIKGLGEDEARRRVAQCLDLCCR; this is encoded by the coding sequence ATGCCCTATCTCTCGCAATCATCTGATGGAACCCTTCTCGTTCGCCTCCATGTCCAGCCGAAGGCCTCAAAAACCAGGATCGTCGGGCTCTTTGACGGCTGCCTGAAGCTTGCCATCCAGGCGCCGCCGGTGGACGGCAAGGCCAATGAAGAGGTGATCCGCTTTCTGGCGGATTACTTCGGGGTGCCTGGCCGCAATATTGTTCTCAAGTCGGGGGTGCAGGGGCGGAGAAAGCAACTGATCATCAAGGGACTGGGCGAAGATGAGGCGCGTCGCAGGGTTGCGCAGTGCCTTGATTTGTGTTGCCGGTAA
- a CDS encoding YggT family protein, with amino-acid sequence MFVVNNFMSAIAQLLDFLLTAYMWIIIGRAIISWVNADPYNPVVRFLYEATEPVLSRIRRYLPISFGSIDFSPMILILIIMFLQSFLVQTLRQLAMRMG; translated from the coding sequence ATGTTTGTGGTGAACAATTTTATGTCGGCGATCGCTCAGCTCCTCGATTTCCTGCTGACCGCCTATATGTGGATAATCATCGGACGGGCAATTATCTCATGGGTCAATGCCGATCCGTATAATCCAGTTGTCCGGTTTCTCTATGAGGCAACCGAACCGGTCTTGAGTCGCATTCGCAGGTATCTGCCCATCAGTTTCGGCAGCATCGATTTTTCGCCAATGATCCTTATTCTGATCATTATGTTTTTACAAAGTTTTCTTGTCCAGACGCTCCGGCAGCTTGCTATGCGCATGGGTTGA
- a CDS encoding triose-phosphate isomerase: protein MKRYLIANWKCHKSTDEGRRWFNRFAKLYVPHPEVHVIVAPSLLSLEGLAAHVASLGLANVFLAAQDISPFPKGSYTGAVAADMVARLVRYVIVGHSERRRYFHETNGDVVNKVAELIDARLVPIVCVDSSNALAQLGALDDTRSEPLLVAFTPVEGMTAKFPELPARVAESVGRIQQLFNVWPVVYGGSVQPDNAGSYLHLSQLSGVFVGAASLDPDSFWAICRQAVPV, encoded by the coding sequence ATGAAACGCTATCTTATCGCCAACTGGAAATGTCACAAAAGCACTGACGAAGGGCGACGGTGGTTTAACCGCTTTGCCAAACTTTATGTGCCGCATCCCGAGGTGCATGTCATCGTGGCACCTTCTCTTCTCAGTTTGGAGGGCCTCGCGGCCCATGTCGCTTCGTTGGGGCTTGCCAATGTCTTCCTTGCGGCTCAGGATATTTCGCCCTTCCCGAAGGGCAGCTATACCGGGGCAGTGGCCGCGGACATGGTGGCTAGGCTGGTTCGCTACGTTATCGTCGGTCATAGCGAACGTCGCCGCTATTTCCACGAAACCAATGGCGATGTGGTGAATAAAGTGGCGGAGCTCATCGATGCCCGACTCGTCCCCATTGTCTGCGTTGACAGTTCAAATGCCCTCGCCCAGCTTGGGGCCCTTGATGATACCCGGTCCGAGCCGCTATTGGTTGCTTTCACCCCGGTGGAGGGGATGACGGCCAAGTTTCCTGAGTTGCCGGCCAGGGTTGCCGAGTCGGTGGGCCGTATCCAGCAGCTCTTTAATGTCTGGCCGGTTGTCTACGGCGGTTCCGTGCAACCCGACAATGCCGGTTCGTATCTGCACCTTTCCCAATTATCCGGAGTGTTTGTCGGGGCGGCAAGTCTTGACCCAGACTCCTTTTGGGCCATCTGCCGGCAGGCTGTACCTGTCTGA
- the ricT gene encoding regulatory iron-sulfur-containing complex subunit RicT → MTENAINDSGAETVSDDEIFYRIQFRKGGQLVTAASQIPGCLAGTVVLVRTDHGLEPAVIIGPSPMCSCRGETRLASSVIERLATAEEREKYVGLAESEGRAYKVCNELIKTHQLTMNLVRVERFFNGSKMIFYFTADSRVDFRSLVKDLVQEFRTRVEMRQVGVRHETKMIGGIGTCGRELCCSSFIKNFDSVSIKMAKEQDLPLNPTKISGVCNRLLCCLTYEYETYRKQRKNMPKAGKRIKIDNDEYLVKRQNPLQESVVAENSAGEEVILTKRDWKMFQQVKKEVVEKKREKKNGESDESSPPKPDRGGSPPPVVQ, encoded by the coding sequence ATGACAGAAAACGCGATAAATGACAGCGGTGCAGAGACGGTAAGTGATGACGAAATCTTTTACCGGATCCAGTTTCGCAAGGGAGGCCAGCTCGTTACCGCTGCTTCCCAAATTCCTGGATGCCTGGCTGGCACGGTGGTTCTGGTGCGCACTGATCACGGCCTCGAGCCGGCGGTCATCATCGGCCCTTCGCCGATGTGCAGCTGCCGGGGGGAAACCCGGCTGGCAAGCTCAGTTATCGAGCGCCTGGCCACGGCCGAAGAACGGGAAAAATATGTCGGACTTGCAGAGAGTGAAGGCCGGGCCTATAAGGTTTGCAACGAGTTGATAAAAACCCATCAGTTGACCATGAATCTTGTCAGGGTCGAGCGATTTTTTAACGGCAGTAAGATGATTTTCTATTTCACCGCCGACAGCCGGGTCGATTTCCGCAGCCTAGTCAAAGATCTGGTCCAGGAATTTCGCACCCGGGTAGAGATGCGGCAAGTCGGGGTTCGCCATGAAACCAAGATGATTGGCGGTATCGGCACCTGCGGCCGGGAATTATGCTGCTCGTCCTTTATCAAGAATTTTGACTCGGTATCCATCAAGATGGCCAAGGAGCAGGATCTGCCTCTCAACCCGACGAAGATCTCCGGGGTTTGTAACCGGTTGCTCTGTTGCCTTACCTATGAATATGAGACCTACCGGAAGCAGCGAAAAAATATGCCAAAAGCCGGCAAACGGATCAAGATCGACAACGATGAGTACCTGGTGAAGCGGCAAAATCCTCTGCAGGAATCAGTGGTTGCCGAAAACAGCGCCGGTGAGGAGGTTATCCTCACCAAGCGAGATTGGAAGATGTTCCAGCAGGTTAAAAAAGAGGTAGTTGAAAAAAAGAGAGAAAAAAAGAATGGTGAGTCCGATGAATCGTCGCCGCCAAAACCCGACCGGGGAGGCTCGCCACCGCCGGTTGTGCAATAA
- a CDS encoding DivIVA domain-containing protein → MLTPQAIKDQDFQIKFRGYDAIEVKAYLELLAEDFFELNEQNRLQMEEIDSLITKRDILQKEVDGLAAEVRLSRENAEGIQAAIDSRFQLKDKEIADLLQQVEAAKTAAQALEDENRVLQRKVVDLENKIAGGAGATLHDHAEIDKLNSKIALLEEQNQELKQQGLDFKTTILAAQKFADNLRQSSEEEAQRMMEKAKSDVQRFREEANAELSRLPKEIEKLHQQRIKVREELRAMLHSYLEALEIFPGHEKTDKEDDLSDLFESILLPDDDSSEPDDIENITMDL, encoded by the coding sequence ATGTTAACACCGCAGGCAATTAAAGATCAGGATTTTCAAATTAAATTCAGGGGATATGACGCAATCGAAGTGAAGGCCTACCTGGAATTGCTTGCAGAAGATTTCTTCGAATTGAATGAACAGAATCGCCTGCAAATGGAAGAGATCGACTCTCTGATAACGAAGCGAGATATCCTGCAAAAAGAAGTCGATGGTCTTGCCGCCGAGGTGCGATTAAGTAGAGAAAATGCCGAGGGCATTCAAGCTGCTATCGATAGCCGTTTCCAACTGAAGGATAAGGAGATTGCCGATCTTCTGCAGCAGGTCGAGGCAGCGAAAACCGCCGCCCAGGCACTTGAGGATGAAAATCGGGTTTTACAGCGGAAAGTTGTTGATCTGGAGAATAAAATTGCTGGTGGTGCGGGCGCAACTCTCCATGATCACGCGGAAATCGACAAGCTGAACAGTAAGATTGCCCTCCTTGAAGAGCAGAATCAGGAGCTGAAACAACAGGGACTTGATTTCAAAACTACCATTCTCGCCGCCCAGAAGTTTGCCGACAACCTGCGCCAAAGCAGTGAGGAGGAGGCGCAGAGGATGATGGAGAAAGCCAAGTCTGACGTTCAGAGGTTCCGGGAGGAGGCTAATGCCGAATTGTCGCGTTTGCCGAAGGAGATAGAAAAACTTCATCAGCAAAGAATCAAGGTGCGTGAAGAGTTGCGGGCGATGCTCCACTCCTATCTTGAGGCCCTGGAGATTTTCCCTGGCCATGAAAAGACCGACAAGGAGGATGATCTCTCCGATCTCTTTGAGAGTATTTTGCTGCCGGATGATGATAGCTCGGAACCTGATGATATTGAAAACATCACCATGGACCTTTAA
- a CDS encoding HDOD domain-containing protein, whose product MTDQYLNAINDRIESFPALPAIVSKVMAVTANPESNINELVKVILPDQSMCATILKVANSAFFGIPREVNSIERAIVVLGQEEIKNIIIGKAIFASFPKMTREANHSIGLFWEHTFTCGLAAKIIGEHFQLSPSELFVAGLIHDIGKLAMFLTFPDRYPLLEKLANHPLLDTLSLERKNYSISHEQVGLQLAEKWLLPEQLVTAIGFHHAPQDASNFGKYPHIIHVADILSLLYCSPEHLRAEDISKMFADFLPETGKFWRKAGLDWQDDYLGLWFEGLKRSRHSDQAILSIFTSS is encoded by the coding sequence ATGACCGATCAATATCTTAACGCCATCAATGACCGGATTGAATCGTTTCCGGCACTACCAGCAATCGTCAGCAAGGTGATGGCTGTAACCGCCAACCCCGAGAGTAATATCAACGAACTGGTCAAGGTAATTCTGCCCGATCAGTCGATGTGCGCTACCATTCTCAAAGTGGCAAACTCAGCCTTTTTTGGCATTCCCCGGGAGGTTAACAGCATCGAAAGGGCGATTGTCGTCCTCGGTCAGGAAGAGATCAAGAACATTATCATCGGCAAGGCAATCTTCGCATCTTTTCCCAAGATGACCAGAGAAGCCAACCACTCGATAGGCCTTTTCTGGGAACACACCTTCACCTGCGGGTTAGCGGCCAAGATCATCGGCGAACACTTCCAGCTTTCGCCAAGCGAACTCTTCGTTGCCGGGCTCATTCACGACATTGGCAAACTGGCAATGTTTCTGACCTTTCCGGATCGTTATCCGCTCCTCGAGAAACTTGCCAACCATCCCCTGCTTGACACCCTTTCCCTGGAGCGCAAGAACTATTCAATAAGCCATGAACAGGTGGGATTGCAACTGGCAGAGAAATGGCTGCTGCCGGAACAGCTGGTCACTGCTATTGGCTTCCATCACGCCCCTCAGGACGCCAGCAACTTCGGCAAATACCCGCACATCATCCATGTTGCCGACATACTGTCGCTGTTGTATTGTAGTCCGGAACATCTCAGGGCCGAGGACATCTCGAAGATGTTTGCCGATTTCCTGCCGGAAACCGGCAAATTCTGGCGGAAAGCTGGGCTCGACTGGCAGGACGACTACCTCGGCCTCTGGTTTGAAGGTTTAAAACGCAGCCGGCACAGTGATCAGGCCATACTCAGTATATTTACCTCCTCATGA